The Silvibacterium dinghuense DNA window ACTTTTACTAGGGGCATGTGGGCTATCTCCTATTGATTAGCGGATTGAATGTGGGTACGGGGCTGAACCTGAGTCGTCTGCGAGGCCGAACGCTGAAGCGGCGCGCTCGCTGCACCAGGTCCGCCAAAACCGGAAGGCATGTTCGCTGAACGTATCTGCACGCCCGACGCAGAGGTGACCGCCGGCCGTTCGCTGCTCCACTTGCGCGGGCGGCCCTGCAGGGGACCGAGATTCCGGTCCGCCCAGACCAGGCGCGGAACCCAGAACCACAAGGCCACGAGCAACGCGGCAAGTGCCACTACGAGAATGAAATGAAAGAGGATTGCCGACCATCCGGCATCTGTGGGCGGATTTGCCGCCATCAGCGCATTGAGCTCCGCATCGGCGGCCTTGCGGTCATAGACCGGAGCGCCGGTGGCAGGACCGACCATGCGCACGACATCACCGGAAAGCACCTGGCCACCATCCAGAGTCAACTCCGGTGTCCAGGCTGGATCACGGCCCATCAGGCTCAGGCGATTATTCTCGGGCAGCAGCCACGTTATCTGAATCTCGTGGGTGGTCGCAGAGCGTGTGGTGTGAAGCGCGTCGAGCAACTGCCCGGCATCGGAAGCAAAGAGGAAGCGCGTCGATAACTTCTGCATCGCAGCGGCGTCGATCACATTCTTGTCGCCGAAACCGATACCGATTACATCGAAATGCGAGTTCTGCACCTGCGCGATCGCCTGCTGCAGACCCAGCGCGCCATCGAGCAACTGCGGATCGTCCCCAGGCTTCACCTCATTCTTGCCGTCCGTCATGACGACCAGATGCGGCTCCAGTTCGTCACGGGATATGCCCTTGCGCTGCAACTGATCGATCTCATCCTGCAACGATTGCACGCCGCTAAAAACCGCCTGGTAAAGCGCAGTGTTATTGGCAGGAGCCGGCGCAGGCAGAGCGTTGAGCTGATTCAGCAACTCAGGCTTCTGTGTCGCGTATACCGCGGCCTTGATTACCGGCACTACATCATGGCTCTGGAAGGGAACAATCGCGATATGGTCGAGCCCTGGCTGCATGCCATCCGCAAACGCAGTCACAGCTTCCTTCACCGCGGCGAAGCGGCTCGTGCTTCCCGGTGCAGGCTGATTCATACTGCCGCTGATATCCACCATCAACAGCACCACGTTCTGGCGCTGCGCACCTGCCGAGCTGAGCCCAGCGCTCGCATAAAAGGGATGCACAGAGGTGCCATCACCATTACGAAGCGTAATGGCAGTAGGCAATGCCGCGGCCACGGGAATATTGACGCGAGCAGGTTGCCCGTCCTTATCCACCGGCGTGATGCCTGCGGTCATGCATGGCTGCTGGCTAACCGGCGCGCAGTCCACCAGTGCAGGCTGCGTGCTGACACGCAGGTGCAGATCGGCAGTACCCTGCTGCGCCTGGGCCGCGAAGAAGGTGGTTGCGCTCAGGAAACCGAAGAGCACGGAGAAACGGCGCATGTTAAGCGCCTCCTTTCTTGCTCTCAAAGCGCAATGCTGTGCGGCCAATCAGGATGTCGTCGGAGGGATGCAATTCCTGAGAGCCGACAACGGTTTTGCCACGGGCACGCAGCACATACTTAGCGATCCCTTCCGGACCGCCTACATCAGGGTGCCGCGCAATAAAGTAACGTCCCTCACGCGAGAAGACCACGGCATGGCGCGGAGCAATGGCTACGTCGGGAACGCTGATATCGGCGCCCTGCTGGAATTTCGTGCCATTCTGTGCCGTCGTTGCGCTTCCGATCACGTAGGACTCATCGATATCGAGCGCCCACAACTTACGCTCTTTGCCTAACTTATTTTGTGCGCGCGCATCGCCAGAGCTGATGAAACGCAGAGAGCCTTCGCGGATCAGGGTAGGAGCGATGCCCGTTCCAAAGCCGGTGCCGGCTCCTGCGAGCATCAGTCCGGCAATCGATGCGCCACCGGGGATATGCGGGCCAAAGAGAACGAACATGGCACCACCCAGCAATCCACCCACCAGGCTTCCCGAATAGGTATGCAGCACACGTGCGCGGTTGGAATTCGCCCAGCGCAGGCCTATGCCCAGACCGATGACCGAGATACAAAGCGCCCACACCGCGAGGCGGAACAAAGAAGGCGAGGTATCCGCAACAGCATGATGCAGGCCAATCGACAGGAGAGCAGCGAGGATGCCCGACACGCCGCCGAAAAGCAGCCCGTAACCAAGAGAAGCCGCGCGCATACGCCCCAGGAGAATGCGGTCGAAGTAGAGAAAAAGCGCAATAGAGATGATGACCGCAAAGCATCCCAGATCGACGGAGTCAGGCAGGTATCTCAGGCCGCTATCGGCAAGAGGCACCATAAACAAAATGCCCAGCACGGCCGCCAGGAGTCCGCCGAGAGTACCCATCAGGGTCGCAAAGTAAAGGTTTATATATCCGTACATGAGCGAAAAATGAATTGCGGTTAGCTATCCTGGCATCTCACCAGGTCAAAATAATATCGCCGTTACGTTACAAAAGGCGCATATCGAGTGTGGTTAGAGTAGTGCGTTGGTTATAAAGTTGTCTGGGTGCTGAATTTATTTACAAGGACAACTGACATCACACCTGCTCCGTATCCCGCGAAAGAACGCTCTTTGCGGATCGTGCTGGCAGGCGCGGGTGCCTTGGGTTCCGCAGTACTCTATCAGCTGACAAAGCTGCGCCCCGCGTGGCTCACTTCCGTACTTCTGGTCGACCCGGATCAGCTCGAAGAACGCAATATCGCTCTCAGCCGATTCTTTCAGCAGGCAGCCTCATCTCAGGGGCAAAGCATCCTGACCAAGCCCAAAGCCGAAGTTTTATCAGCAGTCATTAATGATTCCGCAACCTTTTCCTGTGAAGCTGAAGTACGCGAGATTGCCGACGTAGGCTGGCAGCGGTTACGCGAGGCCGATATGCTCCTCTGCTGTGCAGACGATCCTTTAGCTCGCCTTGAAACAGCGCAGGCTGCCCGCGCACTGGGCCTGCCGCTGATCGATATCGGCGTCTTTGGCGGTGAGGAACTGCATCGTCCCGCAGGGCGAGCCCGGGTAACCTATTTTGCGCCAGATAACTTAGCCGCCTGCCAGCTATGTGGCCTAAGAGAAGATCGCAGGGCCGAGCTGCTGAGCTTTGCCGCAACCCGCTCACCCGGCTGCCGTCCGTTGCGTGCGCCGGAATCGCTTGGCCAGGCTGCGGCTCCGCCGCCGGCTATCGAAGCTGCCGCTACGGTTGTTACGGAAATTATCGAAGATTTCATAAGTTACTCCGAATCCGATCCCCGCTATCGCCATTCCTGGACCGTCAATCCGGCACATGGCGACCATTTGCCGCATGCACCGCGGCACTTACTTACGCGCAGCATCTCATGTCCATGGCACGAGGATGAGCCTGGCGGACTTATTGCGCTCGAGGACGATCGTCAGCTCGGAGACAGTCTGCACGCCGCTGCTCCCGACCAGCACTGGCGCATCCAACTTGCCTGGCCGGTGTGTATGGAAGCCCAGTGCCGTCATTGTGGAACCGTGCAGAGGACAGCACAGCGCCTCGCGGCGTTACGCCGGAGCGGGGGCTGCATGCATTGCGGAGTCACAGGAGAGATGGAACCGCGCCGCATCGTCAGCTCGCTCGGCACGCAGGATGCCGAAGCCTCGCTCACCCCAATGGAACTGGGGTTACCCCGCAGCCATATGGCGCGCCTGCGCCGCGTCATCTCGTTAGGAAGTGCGTCATGAATCCCGGGCTCGAACGCTGGACAGCATTGAGTGGATTATTGCTGCTGTTAGCCTCTGCACAATTCTTCTGCTGCCTCGGAGGAGCGGCACCGGCACTCCCTGCCAGCCTGCTGCTAGGTGCCGGCGTAACGTGGCTGATCTTTCGCGCTTTTGCCCCGGTTACGCTGTGGGCAGTTCCGCTGGCCATTACTTTTACCGACTTAGCAGCCATTCTCATCGCCGAGCTTGGACTTAGGCCATCGTTCGCCCTCTGGTTCTGCCCACTGCTTGCCGGCGGAACGTCGCTCGCTACCCTTGTGCTCCTGCGCCGCAACCAGGCAAAGTGCACACTCTGCCATCGTCATCTCAGCCGGCAGGCCGTCGTCTTCCGCTGCCCTCGATGCCAGAACGAGGTCTGCGATGAAACCTGCTGGAGCTTCGAACATCGACGCTGCCAGCTCTGCCTGGAACAGCGCGTTCCGGTGTTGCCGATCAGCGATACATGGTGGCAGAAGGTAACCGGCCCGCGGATGATGCATGGCCGCTGCCAGCTCTGTCTTGCAGCGCCGGAAACCGCCGATTTGCGGGCCTGTCCACGCTGCCGTCGCGCACAGTGCCGCTCCTGCTGGGACTTTAACAACGGAGAATGTGCACGCTGCGGGGAGACACTGCCGGAACTTCCTGCATCCCTTACTATTGCGATGGCCAAGGTGGCTAGCGCATACACCACAGGCTCCACACCATCCCGGATATAACCCGGACAAAGGAATAGCTTCGATGCCTAAGTATCAAATGTACTTTGACACCATCAGTGGTGAGACTAAGTACAATGTCGACATCGACGAGACAGAAACCCTGACCATGGTCCTTGAGGAAATCCTCTACGACCTGCGTGAGCGGGGCGAAGTATTGAAGGGAGACGGCGAACCGGAAGTGATCTGGGACGGCTCCAGTCTCGATTTTGCCACTCCGCTCCCGGAACAGGGCGTACACCCCAACGATGTCCTCCGTGTATCGACCATTGCCAGCAACGGCTGAACCTCCGGCAGCCTCCCTGTGGGCCACGCGGCTCGCAGGAGAATGGCGCCTGCTTGCAGCTCTTGCCGAGCTGAATCCTGAACGTATGACTGGCCTGCGGCAGGAAGACAACACCTTTCATCTCACCCTGCGAGATGTCCCCGCACTCACGCGGAGCGGCGGCATCGAACGTACTCACGCATTGAGAATCGAGTTCCCCGAGTACTTTCCTGCCATGCCGATGGAACTCTATCTTGACCGCCCCATGCAGCACCCCAATATCCATCCAGACACTGGCTTTATGTGCCTGTGGGACCGGCATCGCGCCACACATACCTGCGAGGTAGCCCTGCATAAGGCAGTAGCCATTCTGACCTGGACCCTGCACAATTCCGCGCAAGTGCATGTGATGCAGCCAGCTGCGCTGGCCTCCATGAAAGAGAAGGGTGATAGTGTGCGAGCGCAGCTCGCCTGTACGCCTCTGACAGGACTTACTCCTCCAGTTATGTCTCCGGTTACGATGCCGCGGCGCCGGAGACTTTCGTGATCCAGATGCTCAATCTCGGCCACTCAGGCAGTACGCCATCCCAAGGCTCGGAATCCATGCCCGATCAAGCGGCCAGCCCATCCGGGGAACGTATGAGCAGGGAACGCATGAGAGAGCTGCGCAACCTCGCCCTGGAGATGCAATCCCTTCTCGGCGCGCGATGGGAAGTGCTCGACTGCCTCGCGCTTGGCGGCATGGCGACCATTCTGCAATTGCGTCATCGCATCCACAAAGGCTTATTTGTTGCCAAGGCGCTGCGCCCCGAGCTGGCAGACCGGCCGGAGATTCTGCGCAGCTTTCATGCCGAGGCACGGAATGCCTCGCTCGTCGGCGGCCATCCGAATGCTGTACCGGTTTTCGATGTGCTCGATGCAGGCGGGCTTCCGGTGCTGCTGATGCCCTTCATCGAAGGAGAGGACCTGGACGCTTTCATCCAGCGGCATGGGCCTCTTTCCCGCATCCAGACGCTGCAATTTGCGACGCAGATCAGCAGCCTGCTCTGCCATGCGGAGTCGTATGGCATCTCGCACGGCGATCTCTCTCCCGGCAACATACGCCTCGACCAATTCGGCCGCTATCGCGTATTGGATTTCGGCCTGTCGCGCATGCAAAACAACGACGACCCCTATCAACCGTTTTCCGCCGGCACGCCACTCTATACGAGCCCCGAGCAGCTTCGTGGCGAAGCTCCGGACATACGTACCGACCTGTACGAGCTGGGTCTTGTGATCGTGGAAGTCATGACTGGGAAACCGCTCATGCAGGCTGACTCCCTGAAGGCAATCCGTCAGCGCCACCTGGATGGCATCTCCGCTCTGCCTGCGGCGATCGAAGCGGATGCCCCGCTTGCACGCTTATTGCGCCGTATGCTCGCCCGGGAACGCAGCGAGCGCCTGCGTGGCGCAGCGGAACTTTCACGCGCGCTCGAGCAGCTCGGCTTTCAGCCGCAAGAGCTGATGCGCCCCGACGCAGCGTCCACGCGGCGCGGTCGAATCTCCACGCGATAGCGCGTTCAGAATACCTTGCAACTCCAGTCGAAAGATTGGAACCCATCCATATTTCGGCACGCCATCACGACACGCCGTCCCGGCAACAGCATGCCGAATAAGGTTAAGGTTATGCGCCGTATATATTTTTTTTGTCGCCTAACATCCCCGCGGCCATGTTATTTCAATCATGTTACTATCGGGCACACATGCTGAATGAGGCCATTCCTTCGCGTCGCTGTTGTTACTCCCGCTAGCTTCTACGCGCCCAAGCCTTTACCGCCATTGCATCGGCTATCTGCTTTGCCCCCTGAAATTTCTGACATTTTCGCTTTTTTTCGCGCGGTGTGATTTCAAGATTCAACATGATAGCGGTATATCAACCGCTGCGTCCCCGGGCCAGAACTCTTCAGCAGTATTCGCAGTCGTAACTAAAGCTGTATCCGCAACGCGTTCCGGAAACACTCCGAACGCGTCGGCGCACATACATACACACTCCACCACGGTGAACCTGCTTACAGTCGGTCCACCGTTGCAGACGATGTACTTTGCTTTACTTCTGGAGGCTGTACATGCAGGTAAATGCATTTTGGGGGCGGACGTTCTTCGCCCTGTTTGCGCTGTTGCTGCTTCACCCCGTCCTGTCCACTGCCCAAACCTTTCGCGGTACGATCAACGGAACCGTCACCGATCCCTCGGGTGCGGCTGTCACCGGTGCCAAAGTAACAGCGACCGACACATCCACCGGAGCGGTGCGCGGTACGATTTCATCCGGTGCGGGTGAGTTCTCCTTCAGCGATCTTCCGCTGAGCACCTACACCATCAAGCTGGAAGCCGCGGGCTTCCAGGCCACAGAAATCAACGGGGTCCAGGTACTGGCCGGCAAGGTGTATACGCTGCCGGTCAAGCTGTCCGTGGCGCAGCAGGCCTCCACGGTCGAGGTTTCGGCCGAGGCTCTGACCCTCGACACGACCACCACCACGCAGACGACCACCCTCGACTCGAAGTCACTGCAGGACACGCCGCTGAATGGCCGCGACTTTACACAGCTTTTCAGCACTTCCCCATCCTTTGCCGGCTACGGCAACTCCGGCTCGGTGAATGGCATGCGCGGCAACCAGGTCAACTACACGATTGACGGCACGGATAACAACGATCTCTATCTCGACGTCGATGCAGTCAACCAGGGCGGCATCAGCGGCATCGCTGGCGTCATTTATCCCATCGACGCACTCGACGAGTACTCGCTGCAGACGACGGGCAACAGCGAATCCGGACGCAGCCCAGGCGGCACTCTGAACATCACCACCAAATCGGGCACCAATCAGTTCCACGGATCAGCTTATTACTTCAACCGCAATGAGGCGCTGGCCGTCGCTTCGCCCTTTACGGCACCCGGCTCACCGGAACAGCCGCTGCGCAACCAGAACTGGGGCGGCTCACTGGGCGGCCCGATCTGGCACGATCACACCTTCTTCTTCCTCACCTATGAGGAGCAGAAGTTCGTCATCGGCGAAGCGAATACCGTAACCGAGCCTTCTCCGGCCTACGAGGCGCTGGCGCTGGCGGAGCTGAGTAAATATAACGTTGCTGCAAGCCAGGTCTCGAAGCAGATCCTGAGCACCCTATGGGACCCGAGCGAGATTGCCAACCTTTCCGCGACGCCGGGCAACTACCAAAGCAGCGCGCCGCAAAGCGGATACAGTCATAACATCGTCGCCAAGGTGGACCACAACATCAGCGACCGGAGCCATCTCTCTGCACGCTGGTACTTCGGCCAGGGCTATGCTCAGGCTCCCGATTGCGTATTTGTCTGCTCCTATCTGCCTGAGTACTTCCAGACCGTCCCTTCGCACATCCAGAACTACGATGCGGTATGGAATTACAGCTTGCGTCCTAACCTGAGCAACCAGCTCGCCGCAGGCGTCAGCTACTTCACGCAGGGATTCGCCGATGCGGTGCACACCCAGAATCCGCTGACACTCGCCGGCCTCAATACCGGCGCCAGCTTGTCCGGCGCGCCGCAGGTTGCCATCAATGGCTTCGACTCGATTGGTGTCACACCCACCTCCGGCCGCAATGATATTACCGGTCATATCTCAGACACGCTGTCCTGGACAATCGGCAGGCATCAGCTGCGTTTCGGGCTTGAATATCGCCGCGCCTATATCGATCTTTACTACAACTGGGGAGGCCGTGGCGCCTTCAACTTCGGCACCGGCGGCGTGCTCGGCCCCTGGGCCAACGACACCACGGTCACCGACTCGAATATCCTGAACCTGGCCGATTTCATGGCTGGCTATTCGTACCAGTCCACGATCACTCTCGGCACGCAGGAGCGCTTCATCTACACCCACACCGGGTCCGCTTTCGCTGAGGACTCCCTGCAACTCACGCCAAAGCTCAACCTCAATCTTGGCCTGCGCTACGACTATCAGCAGCCCTTCTACACCAACGATCCGAATCTCTCCATCTTCGCTCCGAACAATGGCGGCCTCGTGGTGGCGGGCTCGGGCAATGGCACCCCGGATTACATCTACAACAGCAACAAGCTCAATTT harbors:
- a CDS encoding serine/threonine-protein kinase; its protein translation is MRELRNLALEMQSLLGARWEVLDCLALGGMATILQLRHRIHKGLFVAKALRPELADRPEILRSFHAEARNASLVGGHPNAVPVFDVLDAGGLPVLLMPFIEGEDLDAFIQRHGPLSRIQTLQFATQISSLLCHAESYGISHGDLSPGNIRLDQFGRYRVLDFGLSRMQNNDDPYQPFSAGTPLYTSPEQLRGEAPDIRTDLYELGLVIVEVMTGKPLMQADSLKAIRQRHLDGISALPAAIEADAPLARLLRRMLARERSERLRGAAELSRALEQLGFQPQELMRPDAASTRRGRISTR
- a CDS encoding TonB-dependent receptor, which encodes MQVNAFWGRTFFALFALLLLHPVLSTAQTFRGTINGTVTDPSGAAVTGAKVTATDTSTGAVRGTISSGAGEFSFSDLPLSTYTIKLEAAGFQATEINGVQVLAGKVYTLPVKLSVAQQASTVEVSAEALTLDTTTTTQTTTLDSKSLQDTPLNGRDFTQLFSTSPSFAGYGNSGSVNGMRGNQVNYTIDGTDNNDLYLDVDAVNQGGISGIAGVIYPIDALDEYSLQTTGNSESGRSPGGTLNITTKSGTNQFHGSAYYFNRNEALAVASPFTAPGSPEQPLRNQNWGGSLGGPIWHDHTFFFLTYEEQKFVIGEANTVTEPSPAYEALALAELSKYNVAASQVSKQILSTLWDPSEIANLSATPGNYQSSAPQSGYSHNIVAKVDHNISDRSHLSARWYFGQGYAQAPDCVFVCSYLPEYFQTVPSHIQNYDAVWNYSLRPNLSNQLAAGVSYFTQGFADAVHTQNPLTLAGLNTGASLSGAPQVAINGFDSIGVTPTSGRNDITGHISDTLSWTIGRHQLRFGLEYRRAYIDLYYNWGGRGAFNFGTGGVLGPWANDTTVTDSNILNLADFMAGYSYQSTITLGTQERFIYTHTGSAFAEDSLQLTPKLNLNLGLRYDYQQPFYTNDPNLSIFAPNNGGLVVAGSGNGTPDYIYNSNKLNFSPRFGVAYQVRNDTVIRANYGIYFDQPAGQAFFGNIGIPNGGAGGVNNNPVGSEPNESIVLGVSNPLAPIWTYNQTTPIFTASQGLPTGDNVVSIYSVSRNFKTPYAELFGLNVEQGLGKAWQLNVGYVGTVSRHNLVLQDINQSAVVPGEQLDQSTATVTTSSGYTFSAQQASRPYFSQYPNFGIINQINTAASSSYNSLQVTLRSSSWHGLISQFAYAWSHNLDDSSVFNVLPQNSANLAGDWGNANADIRNHFAAYLNYEIPTLSFGPRALTHGWEVNGILKFQNGEPVNVLTGQDNSGTGENEDRASITGTALNSNRSVQEHSYAQYLNPNSFVVPEAGTYGNLGRNQVIGPGFGDVDLSLIKNTFLYKERIRAQFRVEMFNVFNRVNLAQPAASLGDGSSFGWSTSTIGVSYGAPGIGSGEPYNTQLALKILF
- a CDS encoding ThiF family adenylyltransferase produces the protein MLNLFTRTTDITPAPYPAKERSLRIVLAGAGALGSAVLYQLTKLRPAWLTSVLLVDPDQLEERNIALSRFFQQAASSQGQSILTKPKAEVLSAVINDSATFSCEAEVREIADVGWQRLREADMLLCCADDPLARLETAQAARALGLPLIDIGVFGGEELHRPAGRARVTYFAPDNLAACQLCGLREDRRAELLSFAATRSPGCRPLRAPESLGQAAAPPPAIEAAATVVTEIIEDFISYSESDPRYRHSWTVNPAHGDHLPHAPRHLLTRSISCPWHEDEPGGLIALEDDRQLGDSLHAAAPDQHWRIQLAWPVCMEAQCRHCGTVQRTAQRLAALRRSGGCMHCGVTGEMEPRRIVSSLGTQDAEASLTPMELGLPRSHMARLRRVISLGSAS
- a CDS encoding ubiquitin-conjugating enzyme E2 variant — translated: MYRPLPATAEPPAASLWATRLAGEWRLLAALAELNPERMTGLRQEDNTFHLTLRDVPALTRSGGIERTHALRIEFPEYFPAMPMELYLDRPMQHPNIHPDTGFMCLWDRHRATHTCEVALHKAVAILTWTLHNSAQVHVMQPAALASMKEKGDSVRAQLACTPLTGLTPPVMSPVTMPRRRRLS
- a CDS encoding vWA domain-containing protein, which translates into the protein MRRFSVLFGFLSATTFFAAQAQQGTADLHLRVSTQPALVDCAPVSQQPCMTAGITPVDKDGQPARVNIPVAAALPTAITLRNGDGTSVHPFYASAGLSSAGAQRQNVVLLMVDISGSMNQPAPGSTSRFAAVKEAVTAFADGMQPGLDHIAIVPFQSHDVVPVIKAAVYATQKPELLNQLNALPAPAPANNTALYQAVFSGVQSLQDEIDQLQRKGISRDELEPHLVVMTDGKNEVKPGDDPQLLDGALGLQQAIAQVQNSHFDVIGIGFGDKNVIDAAAMQKLSTRFLFASDAGQLLDALHTTRSATTHEIQITWLLPENNRLSLMGRDPAWTPELTLDGGQVLSGDVVRMVGPATGAPVYDRKAADAELNALMAANPPTDAGWSAILFHFILVVALAALLVALWFWVPRLVWADRNLGPLQGRPRKWSSERPAVTSASGVQIRSANMPSGFGGPGAASAPLQRSASQTTQVQPRTHIQSANQ
- a CDS encoding FHA domain-containing protein; the protein is MGTLGGLLAAVLGILFMVPLADSGLRYLPDSVDLGCFAVIISIALFLYFDRILLGRMRAASLGYGLLFGGVSGILAALLSIGLHHAVADTSPSLFRLAVWALCISVIGLGIGLRWANSNRARVLHTYSGSLVGGLLGGAMFVLFGPHIPGGASIAGLMLAGAGTGFGTGIAPTLIREGSLRFISSGDARAQNKLGKERKLWALDIDESYVIGSATTAQNGTKFQQGADISVPDVAIAPRHAVVFSREGRYFIARHPDVGGPEGIAKYVLRARGKTVVGSQELHPSDDILIGRTALRFESKKGGA